In the genome of Vanacampus margaritifer isolate UIUO_Vmar chromosome 1, RoL_Vmar_1.0, whole genome shotgun sequence, one region contains:
- the LOC144038670 gene encoding uncharacterized protein LOC144038670 isoform X1, with protein MSKILLFIQVVTVCYVTNSQAKIEVNCDKNVDLSCPCRDSTEFLLLTWYKMNGQKRRFIIGIGEGQVEQAMISQRSTFGENDSLHLPAVTPQDSGTYKCAINAKVGGRNKECLVDLFVHACVTNSLTTTMTNVQLTTIPSAVNSSWDGAASHVECSGLLGSGLGQSACVMHKHSGHSSLL; from the exons ATGAGCAAGATACTACTGTTCATTCAG GTGGTTACCGTGTGTTACGTCACCAACAGTCAGGCAAAAATTGAAGTGAACTGTGACAAAAATGTGGACTTGAGCTGCCCATGTCGTGACAGCACGGAGTTCCTGTTGCTGACTTGGTACAAG ATGAATGGACAGAAAAGAAGATTCATCATCGGCATTGGTGAAGGCCAGGTGGAGCAGGCCATGATATCCCAACGGTCCACATTTGGCGAGAATGACAGTCTGCATCTGCCCGCGGTGACGCCCCAGGACTCTGGGACCTACAAATGTGCCATCAATGCAAAAGTAGGCGGTCGAAATAAAGAGTGCTTGGTCGACCTTTTCGTTCATG CTTGCGTGACCAACTCactaacaacaacaatgacaaatgTACAGCTCACCACAATTCCAAGCGCTGTTAACTCCAGTTGGGACGGAGCTGCCAGTCATGTGGAGTGTTCTGGGCTACTTGGCAGTGGGCTTGGCCAAAGTGCTTGTGTCATGCATAAGCATTCGG GTCATTCAAGCTTGCTGTAA
- the slc13a3 gene encoding Na(+)/dicarboxylate cotransporter 3 isoform X2 codes for MATFWCSEALPLAVTAMLPICLFPTLGIISSRKLCPQYFLETNFLFLSGLVMASSIEEWGLHRRIALKVLTIAGVKPAWLILGMMTTSSFLSMWLSNTATTAMMLPIANAILETLFGDLESLKQKCKPIEDRDGDVVNGQSTKMHSLSSVASEKQILSLEGLDTAEQNDMRTAEEIRCESEYQMRVWKGFLVCIPYAASIGGTATLTGTAPNLILIGQLKNYFPECDLINFGSWFAFAFPLMIVFLLLGWVWIAFLHGGLNARLCFKKKDQRSEQEARAWALIEEDYRKLGPINFAEGAISFFFVLYAVLLFTRDPKFVTGWSVFFKKGYVSDAVTGVIIVSILFFFPSQKPSLSWWLDPKASNAPYVPLLSWKKAQEAVPWNIILLLGGGFAMAQACEESGLASWIGGHLQPLAKVPPAAAMILITAFVACFTEFASNTATIIIFLPVIAELAFHVSVNPLYFMIPATIGSSYAFMLPVATPPNSIAFASGHLMVKDMVKTGFVMNILGLLSVTLAINTWGQAMFSLDTYPDWARPLNQSAGHTSNATL; via the exons ATGGCCACGTTTTGGTGCTCGGAGGCCCTCCCTTTGGCTGTCACCGCCATGCTACCCATCTGCCTATTTCCAACTCTGGGGATCATTTCGTCCCGAAAACTCTGTCCTCAATACTTCCTGGAAACCAACTTTCTCTTCTTAAGCGGCCTGGTGATGGCGTCGTCCATTGAGGAGTGGGGCCTCCATCGCAGAATAGCGCTCAAGGTCCTCACCATTGCAGGAGTAAAACCAGCCTG GCTCATACTGGGCATGATGACGACCTCGTCCTTCCTGTCCATGTGGCTGAGCAACACGGCCACGACAGCCATGATGCTCCCCATCGCCAACGCCATCCTGGAGACTCTCTTCGGTGATCTGGAGAGCCTCAAGCAGAAATGCAAGCCGATAGAGGATCGTGACGGCGACGTCGTCAATG GTCAGTCTACTAAGATGCATTCACTGTCCTCAGTGGCCTCAGAGAAACAAATATTATCACTTGAGGG GTTGGACACGGCAGAGCAGAATGACATGAGGACAGCCGAAGAGATCCGATGCGAGTCGGAGTATCAGATGAGAGTGTGGAAAGGCTTCCTGGTTTGCATTCCTTATGCGGCCAGTATTGGGGGAACCGCCACGCTGACTGGAACTGCGCCGAACCTCATCCTGATTGGACAGCTCAAAAA CTATTTTCCAGAGTGTGATCTCATCAATTTTGGCTCTTGGTTTGCATTTGCGTTCCCGCTCATGATTGTCTTCCTTCTTCTGGGATGGGTATGGATCGCGTTCCTGCACGGAGGCTTGAACGCACG cttgtGCTTCAAGAAAAAGGACCAAAGATCAGAGCAAGAGGCCCGAGCTTGGGCTCTCATTGAAGAGGATTACAGAAAACTTGGGCCCATAAA TTTTGCAGAGGGGGCCATCTCGTTCTTCTTTGTCTTGTACGCCGTTCTCTTGTTCACAAGGGATCCCAAATTTGTCACCGGCTGgtctgtgttttttaaaaaggg ATACGTGTCAGACGCAGTCACCGGTGTGATCATTGTGTCCATATTATTTTTCTTCCCCTCGCAGAAACCTTCTCTTAGCTGGTGGTTGGACCCTAAAG CTTCGAATGCGCCGTACGTTCCTCTCCTATCATGGAAGAAAGCCCAGGAGGCTGTTCCTTGGAATATCATTCTGTTGCTCGGAGGCGGCTTTGCCATGGCTCAAGCatgtgag GAATCTGGACTGGCCTCCTGGATCGGAGGCCACCTCCAGCCTTTGGCCAAGGTCCCGCCTGCTGCAGCCATGATATTGATCACAGCCTTTGTGGCCTGTTTTACCGAGTTTGCTAGCAACACCGCCACCATTATCATATTTTTACCTGTTATTGCGGAACTG GCCTTTCATGTGTCTGTGAACCCGCTGTACTTCATGATCCCTGCAACAATCGGGAGTTCATACGCGTTCATGCTGCCTGTGGCCACGCCACCCAACTCCATCGCATTTGCGTCCGGTCACCTCATGGTCAAAGACATG GTCAAAACAGGCTTTGTCATGAACATCCTGGGTCTCCTCTCAGTCACGCTCGCCATAAACACATGGGGCCAGGCCATGTTTAGCCTGGACACCTATCCTGACTGGGCTCGCCCTCTCAACCAGTCTGCAGGCCACACATCTAATGCTACTCTCTGA
- the LOC144056376 gene encoding thyrotropin-releasing hormone receptor — protein MENYTDDLQNVTQLANITRMPLNSLEEQVVTIFLTLLICGVGIAGNIMVVLVVLRTKHMVTPTNCYLVSLAVADLIVLLTAGLPNISDVVAFWIYGYTGCLCITYLQYLGINVSSCSITAFTIERYIAICHSIKAQFLCTVSRAKRIITGVWVFTSLYCIMWFFLVDIDETVYSNGLVVTCGYRVSRSLYMPIYFLDFTLFYVIPLMVATVLYGLIARILFMSPLPSHLNARGSVHRGRSGDNTKAVSARKQITKMLAAVVILFALLWMPYRTLVVVNSFFDPPYHNTWFLLFCRMCIYTNSAINPIIYNLMSQKFRAAFKKLCKCTRRHKEQPMEYNVPMYYSVVKDSSHESNEPITEQEEVRERTIKRFNSAEDDT, from the exons ATGGAGAACTACACGGACGACCTTCAGAATGTCACCCAGCTGGCAAATATCACCAGAATGCCTCTGAACTCTCTAGAAGAGCAAGTGGTAACGATATTCCTGACGCTTCTCATCTGCGGCGTTGGGATTGCTGGAAACATCATGGTGGTGTTGGTTGTGCTGCGGACCAAGCACATGGTGACCCCGACCAATTGCTACCTCGTTAGCCTGGCGGTAGCTGACCTCATTGTGCTTCTGACCGCAGGCCTGCCCAACATCTCCGACGTGGTGGCCTTTTGGATATACGGCTACACGGGATGTTTGTGTATCACTTACCTGCAGTACCTTGGCATCAACGTGTCCTCCTGCTCCATCACCGCCTTTACCATCGAGCGATACATCGCCATTTGTCACTCCATAAAGGCTCAGTTCTTATGCACTGTGTCGCGAGCCAAGAGAATCATTACTGGCGTGTGGGTCTTCACATCGCTCTACTGCATTATGTGGTTCTTTTTGGTGGACATCGATGAAACCGTCTACAGCAACGGCTTGGTGGTTACCTGCGGCTACCGTGTCTCCAGGAGCCTCTACATGCCAATCTACTTCCTGGACTTCACTTTATTCTACGTGATCCCGCTCATGGTGGCCACCGTGCTGTACGGCCTCATCGCCAGGATTCTCTTCATGAGCCCTCTGCCTTCGCATCTCAACGCCAGAGGCTCCGTTCACCGAGGTCGCTCCGGCGACAATACCAAGGCAGTCTCAGCAAGGAAGCAG ATAACAAAGATGCTGGCTGCCGTGGTCATCCTCTTCGCCCTACTTTGGATGCCTTACCGCACGCTCGTCGTGGTCAATTCCTTTTTTGACCCCCCGTACCACAACACGTGGTTCCTGCTCTTCTGCAGGATGTGCATCTACACCAACAGCGCCATCAACCCCATCATTTATAACCTCATGTCCCAGAAGTTTCGAGCAGCGTTCAAGAAGCTCTGCAAGTGCACCCGTCGACACAAAGAGCAGCCGATGGAGTACAACGTGCCCATGTATTACAGCGTGGTAAAGGATTCCTCCCACGAGAGCAACGAGCCCATAACAGAGCAAGAGGAGGTTAGAGAAAGGACAATCAAGAGGTTCAATTCAGCAGAGGATGACACTTAA
- the LOC144038670 gene encoding uncharacterized protein LOC144038670 isoform X2, translating into MSKILLFIQVVTVCYVTNSQAKIEVNCDKNVDLSCPCRDSTEFLLLTWYKKRRFIIGIGEGQVEQAMISQRSTFGENDSLHLPAVTPQDSGTYKCAINAKVGGRNKECLVDLFVHACVTNSLTTTMTNVQLTTIPSAVNSSWDGAASHVECSGLLGSGLGQSACVMHKHSGHSSLL; encoded by the exons ATGAGCAAGATACTACTGTTCATTCAG GTGGTTACCGTGTGTTACGTCACCAACAGTCAGGCAAAAATTGAAGTGAACTGTGACAAAAATGTGGACTTGAGCTGCCCATGTCGTGACAGCACGGAGTTCCTGTTGCTGACTTGGTACAAG AAAAGAAGATTCATCATCGGCATTGGTGAAGGCCAGGTGGAGCAGGCCATGATATCCCAACGGTCCACATTTGGCGAGAATGACAGTCTGCATCTGCCCGCGGTGACGCCCCAGGACTCTGGGACCTACAAATGTGCCATCAATGCAAAAGTAGGCGGTCGAAATAAAGAGTGCTTGGTCGACCTTTTCGTTCATG CTTGCGTGACCAACTCactaacaacaacaatgacaaatgTACAGCTCACCACAATTCCAAGCGCTGTTAACTCCAGTTGGGACGGAGCTGCCAGTCATGTGGAGTGTTCTGGGCTACTTGGCAGTGGGCTTGGCCAAAGTGCTTGTGTCATGCATAAGCATTCGG GTCATTCAAGCTTGCTGTAA
- the ocstamp gene encoding osteoclast stimulatory transmembrane protein isoform X2: protein MQHVIAAMKFATECVIGPLKSACCKESVKSFVFYLWDVYSSAKPRGRHLWTLMSLCLTLTVVTGTLLHHWLSQTLQYDHDASVHTALVYSVAMLPTTFLCHPLRCVLTMTLPTVCTKQGRKLLISASIMILMLNVIPNISVNVGAVVRTLKCTAEGFSKTLLNSSQLLNTARQEIVDEAIKARKEDLSIVTNLRMLDHFTHVNVSEVKNRFTKMIGQVEINFSYMRNMITQYKLLSNRILAAIFVALLVLESARYLKSYLTYVKFDNNSISKQLRQNEAHATPKRFAPMFRRFQISCAESSPSVISLVVVTLYFTAIALIAALDYIVYHTVQVVLPWLLDFPPMSASIKVSYKIQWFPPAFCIIPQSCITRQLTDFGKEYKWNFTPEASMCDAATSAPTAGVSTLLGCLWLMSYLLVFLEVYAARLRRNICASFFKKQEEKRVAYWNAKDQAKQDREAPVLIVCR, encoded by the exons ATGCAACATGTCATAGCAGCAATGAAGTTTGCCACGGAGTGCGTCATTGGCCCTCTCAA GTCAGCATGCTGCAAGGAGTCAGTGAAGTCCTTCGTGTTCTACCTGTGGGATGTTTACTCTTCAGCTAAGCCTCGAGGCCGACACCTGTGGACCCTTATGTCTCTTTGTCTGACTCTGACTGTTGTCACCGGCACCCTGCTCCACCACTGGCTCTCCCAAACGCTTCAATATGACCACGACGCATCCGTTCACACAGCACTAGTCTACAGTGTGGCCATGTTGCCGACCACGTTCCTGTGCCACCCTCTGCGTTGCGTACTGACCATGACCCTGCCCACCGTCTGCACCAAGCAGGGCCGCAAGCTCCTCATCTCCGCCTCCATCATGATCCTGATGTTGAACGTCATCCCAAACATCAGCGTGAACGTCGGTGCAGTCGTACGCACCCTGAAGTGCACCGCTGAGGGCTTCTCCAAGACTTTGTTGAACTCTTCGCAGCTTTTAAACACAGCGAGGCAGGAAATAGTCGATGAAGCCATTAAAGCGAGGAAGGAGGACCTGAGCATTGTCACCAATTTAAGAATGTTGGATCATTTCACACATGTGAACGTGTCTGAGGTCAAAAACAGGTTTACGAAGATGATCGGGCAAGTAGAAATCAACTTTTCCTATATGAGGAACATGATAACACAATACAAACTACTATCCAACAGAATTCTGGCAGCCATATTTGTTGCTTTGCTAGTTTTGGAATCTGCACGCTACCTTAAGTCATATCTGACATACGTTAAATTCGATAACAACTCCATCTCCAAACAGCTACGACAAAATGAAGCTCACGCCACCCCCAAAAGATTTGCACCTATGTTCAGAAGATTTCAAATCTCCTGTGCTGAATCTTCCCCCAGTGTCATATCACTTGTGGTGGTGACGTTATATTTCACCGCAATAGCATTAATAGCAGCTTTGGACTATATTGTTTATCATACAGTTCAAGTCGTTCTGCCGTGGCTCCTGGACTTTCCACCCATGTCTGCCAGCATCAAGGTCAGTTATAAG aTCCAATGGTTTCCACCAGCGTTTTGCATCATCCCGCAATCATGCATTACGCGGCAGCTGACTGACTTCGGTAAGGAGTACAAATGGAACTTCACCCCTGAAGCGTCGATGTGTGATGCCGCAACTTCAGCTCCCACCGCGGGCGTGAGCACGCTGCTCGGATGTTTGTGGCTGATGAGCTACCTGCTTGTGTTCCTTGAGGTGTACGCCGCCAGGTTACGTCGGAACATCTgtgcatctttttttaaaaagcaggaAGAGAAGAGAGTGGCTTATTGGAACGCAAAAGACCAAGCAAAGCAGGACAGAGAGGCGCCAGTTTTGATTGTCTGCAGATGA
- the slc13a3 gene encoding Na(+)/dicarboxylate cotransporter 3 isoform X1, producing the protein MKMSVVTNKLWCIHKVLVLLITPLLFSPLLVILPEKEGRCLYVVVLMATFWCSEALPLAVTAMLPICLFPTLGIISSRKLCPQYFLETNFLFLSGLVMASSIEEWGLHRRIALKVLTIAGVKPAWLILGMMTTSSFLSMWLSNTATTAMMLPIANAILETLFGDLESLKQKCKPIEDRDGDVVNGQSTKMHSLSSVASEKQILSLEGLDTAEQNDMRTAEEIRCESEYQMRVWKGFLVCIPYAASIGGTATLTGTAPNLILIGQLKNYFPECDLINFGSWFAFAFPLMIVFLLLGWVWIAFLHGGLNARLCFKKKDQRSEQEARAWALIEEDYRKLGPINFAEGAISFFFVLYAVLLFTRDPKFVTGWSVFFKKGYVSDAVTGVIIVSILFFFPSQKPSLSWWLDPKASNAPYVPLLSWKKAQEAVPWNIILLLGGGFAMAQACEESGLASWIGGHLQPLAKVPPAAAMILITAFVACFTEFASNTATIIIFLPVIAELAFHVSVNPLYFMIPATIGSSYAFMLPVATPPNSIAFASGHLMVKDMVKTGFVMNILGLLSVTLAINTWGQAMFSLDTYPDWARPLNQSAGHTSNATL; encoded by the exons ATGAAAATGTCTGTTGTGACCAACAAGTTGTGGTGCATTCACAAAGTGCTGGTGCTGCTGATCACGCCACTCCTCTTTTCGCCTTTACTTGTGATCTTACCTGAAAAG GAAGGAAGATGTCTTTACGTAGTGGTGCTCATGGCCACGTTTTGGTGCTCGGAGGCCCTCCCTTTGGCTGTCACCGCCATGCTACCCATCTGCCTATTTCCAACTCTGGGGATCATTTCGTCCCGAAAACTCTGTCCTCAATACTTCCTGGAAACCAACTTTCTCTTCTTAAGCGGCCTGGTGATGGCGTCGTCCATTGAGGAGTGGGGCCTCCATCGCAGAATAGCGCTCAAGGTCCTCACCATTGCAGGAGTAAAACCAGCCTG GCTCATACTGGGCATGATGACGACCTCGTCCTTCCTGTCCATGTGGCTGAGCAACACGGCCACGACAGCCATGATGCTCCCCATCGCCAACGCCATCCTGGAGACTCTCTTCGGTGATCTGGAGAGCCTCAAGCAGAAATGCAAGCCGATAGAGGATCGTGACGGCGACGTCGTCAATG GTCAGTCTACTAAGATGCATTCACTGTCCTCAGTGGCCTCAGAGAAACAAATATTATCACTTGAGGG GTTGGACACGGCAGAGCAGAATGACATGAGGACAGCCGAAGAGATCCGATGCGAGTCGGAGTATCAGATGAGAGTGTGGAAAGGCTTCCTGGTTTGCATTCCTTATGCGGCCAGTATTGGGGGAACCGCCACGCTGACTGGAACTGCGCCGAACCTCATCCTGATTGGACAGCTCAAAAA CTATTTTCCAGAGTGTGATCTCATCAATTTTGGCTCTTGGTTTGCATTTGCGTTCCCGCTCATGATTGTCTTCCTTCTTCTGGGATGGGTATGGATCGCGTTCCTGCACGGAGGCTTGAACGCACG cttgtGCTTCAAGAAAAAGGACCAAAGATCAGAGCAAGAGGCCCGAGCTTGGGCTCTCATTGAAGAGGATTACAGAAAACTTGGGCCCATAAA TTTTGCAGAGGGGGCCATCTCGTTCTTCTTTGTCTTGTACGCCGTTCTCTTGTTCACAAGGGATCCCAAATTTGTCACCGGCTGgtctgtgttttttaaaaaggg ATACGTGTCAGACGCAGTCACCGGTGTGATCATTGTGTCCATATTATTTTTCTTCCCCTCGCAGAAACCTTCTCTTAGCTGGTGGTTGGACCCTAAAG CTTCGAATGCGCCGTACGTTCCTCTCCTATCATGGAAGAAAGCCCAGGAGGCTGTTCCTTGGAATATCATTCTGTTGCTCGGAGGCGGCTTTGCCATGGCTCAAGCatgtgag GAATCTGGACTGGCCTCCTGGATCGGAGGCCACCTCCAGCCTTTGGCCAAGGTCCCGCCTGCTGCAGCCATGATATTGATCACAGCCTTTGTGGCCTGTTTTACCGAGTTTGCTAGCAACACCGCCACCATTATCATATTTTTACCTGTTATTGCGGAACTG GCCTTTCATGTGTCTGTGAACCCGCTGTACTTCATGATCCCTGCAACAATCGGGAGTTCATACGCGTTCATGCTGCCTGTGGCCACGCCACCCAACTCCATCGCATTTGCGTCCGGTCACCTCATGGTCAAAGACATG GTCAAAACAGGCTTTGTCATGAACATCCTGGGTCTCCTCTCAGTCACGCTCGCCATAAACACATGGGGCCAGGCCATGTTTAGCCTGGACACCTATCCTGACTGGGCTCGCCCTCTCAACCAGTCTGCAGGCCACACATCTAATGCTACTCTCTGA
- the ocstamp gene encoding osteoclast stimulatory transmembrane protein isoform X1 — translation MLLSDHTTGFNTKQRQQQKIIWKETLRIPHKSACCKESVKSFVFYLWDVYSSAKPRGRHLWTLMSLCLTLTVVTGTLLHHWLSQTLQYDHDASVHTALVYSVAMLPTTFLCHPLRCVLTMTLPTVCTKQGRKLLISASIMILMLNVIPNISVNVGAVVRTLKCTAEGFSKTLLNSSQLLNTARQEIVDEAIKARKEDLSIVTNLRMLDHFTHVNVSEVKNRFTKMIGQVEINFSYMRNMITQYKLLSNRILAAIFVALLVLESARYLKSYLTYVKFDNNSISKQLRQNEAHATPKRFAPMFRRFQISCAESSPSVISLVVVTLYFTAIALIAALDYIVYHTVQVVLPWLLDFPPMSASIKVSYKIQWFPPAFCIIPQSCITRQLTDFGKEYKWNFTPEASMCDAATSAPTAGVSTLLGCLWLMSYLLVFLEVYAARLRRNICASFFKKQEEKRVAYWNAKDQAKQDREAPVLIVCR, via the exons ATGCTACTCTCTGATCACACAACTGGATTCAACACGAAAcagagacaacaacaaaaaatcatttggaaGGAAACCCTCAGGATCCCCCACAA GTCAGCATGCTGCAAGGAGTCAGTGAAGTCCTTCGTGTTCTACCTGTGGGATGTTTACTCTTCAGCTAAGCCTCGAGGCCGACACCTGTGGACCCTTATGTCTCTTTGTCTGACTCTGACTGTTGTCACCGGCACCCTGCTCCACCACTGGCTCTCCCAAACGCTTCAATATGACCACGACGCATCCGTTCACACAGCACTAGTCTACAGTGTGGCCATGTTGCCGACCACGTTCCTGTGCCACCCTCTGCGTTGCGTACTGACCATGACCCTGCCCACCGTCTGCACCAAGCAGGGCCGCAAGCTCCTCATCTCCGCCTCCATCATGATCCTGATGTTGAACGTCATCCCAAACATCAGCGTGAACGTCGGTGCAGTCGTACGCACCCTGAAGTGCACCGCTGAGGGCTTCTCCAAGACTTTGTTGAACTCTTCGCAGCTTTTAAACACAGCGAGGCAGGAAATAGTCGATGAAGCCATTAAAGCGAGGAAGGAGGACCTGAGCATTGTCACCAATTTAAGAATGTTGGATCATTTCACACATGTGAACGTGTCTGAGGTCAAAAACAGGTTTACGAAGATGATCGGGCAAGTAGAAATCAACTTTTCCTATATGAGGAACATGATAACACAATACAAACTACTATCCAACAGAATTCTGGCAGCCATATTTGTTGCTTTGCTAGTTTTGGAATCTGCACGCTACCTTAAGTCATATCTGACATACGTTAAATTCGATAACAACTCCATCTCCAAACAGCTACGACAAAATGAAGCTCACGCCACCCCCAAAAGATTTGCACCTATGTTCAGAAGATTTCAAATCTCCTGTGCTGAATCTTCCCCCAGTGTCATATCACTTGTGGTGGTGACGTTATATTTCACCGCAATAGCATTAATAGCAGCTTTGGACTATATTGTTTATCATACAGTTCAAGTCGTTCTGCCGTGGCTCCTGGACTTTCCACCCATGTCTGCCAGCATCAAGGTCAGTTATAAG aTCCAATGGTTTCCACCAGCGTTTTGCATCATCCCGCAATCATGCATTACGCGGCAGCTGACTGACTTCGGTAAGGAGTACAAATGGAACTTCACCCCTGAAGCGTCGATGTGTGATGCCGCAACTTCAGCTCCCACCGCGGGCGTGAGCACGCTGCTCGGATGTTTGTGGCTGATGAGCTACCTGCTTGTGTTCCTTGAGGTGTACGCCGCCAGGTTACGTCGGAACATCTgtgcatctttttttaaaaagcaggaAGAGAAGAGAGTGGCTTATTGGAACGCAAAAGACCAAGCAAAGCAGGACAGAGAGGCGCCAGTTTTGATTGTCTGCAGATGA